The Streptomyces tubercidicus DNA segment CGCACCAGGGAACGGCGGATCCAAGTTGACGTCCACCAACCGGGTAGCGGACGTGGGCGTCAGTAGCGCATCGTCGGCCCCCTCCTGCCGCCGCCAGGCCGACTCCCCGTCGGTGAAGAAGACCTCTCCGCTGAACGGGTCGGCCACCGCCGCCGCCCCATCGCGCAGCGCCACGTTGACGGCCACCAGCATGTTGCCGACGGCATAGTTCAACGTGCCGCACAGGGGGTCGACCAACCACTGGCGCACAGCGTCGGCGGCGCCTTGCTGCCCGCCTTCCTCGCCGAGCACCGCGTCGTCGGGCCGTGCGGCACGGATGACGCCTCGGATCGTCTTCTCGGCCTCCACATCGGCGGCGGTGGCAAAGTCGCCGGCACCCTTGTCGATGCAGGTGAGCCGCTGGCCGTACATGCTGCGGACCACGTCCGCGCCGGCCCTCGCTCCGGCTATCGCGACCGCAGCATCGTCGGAGCTCGCGTATGAGGTGGTCATGCCAGGCAGCCTATCGACGCCACCGAGCTTGCTGCCCCTGGCGACCTTCGTGGTGCTGCCTGTCCGTCCATAAGGTCCGACCAAACCGCGCCCCTACTTTTCCCCTGAGGTTCGAGAGGAGTATGGTCGGACCATAAACCCCCAGGGAGGCTTCATGCGCATCGCTCTCTTCGCCACCTGTCTGGGAGACACGCTCTTCCCGGAGGCGGTGAAATCCACCGCGGTACTGCTGGCCCGGCTGGGCCACGACGTGGTTTTCCCGCCACAGCAGACCTGCTGCGGCCAGATGCATATCAACACCGGCTATCAGCGTGAACCGGTCCCGCTGGTACGGAACTTCGCCGAGCAGTTCGGTGACCCGGCGATCGAGGCGGTGGTGGTGCCATCGGGGTCCTGCGCGGGCTCGGTCCGCCATCAGCACGAGATCGTCGCCGAACGGTACGGGGACGCGGCCCTCCGTGCCGGTGTGGCCACGGTGAAGACCAAGACGTACGAGCTGTCCGAGTTCCTCGTCGATGTCCTCGGCCGGACGGACGTCGGTGCGTACTTCCCGCACCGGGTGACCTACCACCCCACCTGTCATTCGCTGCGGATGCTGCGGGTCGGCGAGAAGCCGCTGCGGCTGCTGCGTGCCGTTGAGGGCATCGACCTGGTGGAGCTGCCGGAGGCCGATGCCTGCTGCGGCTTCGGCGGCACCTTCGCGGTCAAGAACGCCGAGACCTCCACGGCGATGCTGCGGGACAAGATGGCCCATGTCACCGGCACCGGGGCGGCGGTGTGCACGGC contains these protein-coding regions:
- a CDS encoding inositol monophosphatase family protein; its protein translation is MTTSYASSDDAAVAIAGARAGADVVRSMYGQRLTCIDKGAGDFATAADVEAEKTIRGVIRAARPDDAVLGEEGGQQGAADAVRQWLVDPLCGTLNYAVGNMLVAVNVALRDGAAAVADPFSGEVFFTDGESAWRRQEGADDALLTPTSATRLVDVNLDPPFPGAPGFRAVDLLAHPGFVESFRPRVVSTTLALAWVAAGKRAAYVTDGGDLSMSVHFAAGIALCRAAGCVVTGIDGAPVGEAGRGLLAAADAETHGLLMSMMRSRR
- a CDS encoding (Fe-S)-binding protein, translated to MRIALFATCLGDTLFPEAVKSTAVLLARLGHDVVFPPQQTCCGQMHINTGYQREPVPLVRNFAEQFGDPAIEAVVVPSGSCAGSVRHQHEIVAERYGDAALRAGVATVKTKTYELSEFLVDVLGRTDVGAYFPHRVTYHPTCHSLRMLRVGEKPLRLLRAVEGIDLVELPEADACCGFGGTFAVKNAETSTAMLRDKMAHVTGTGAAVCTAGDSSCLMHIAGGLSRIRAGTRTLHLAQILASTRTVPHVLTEAAR